The following proteins are co-located in the Spirosoma montaniterrae genome:
- a CDS encoding RNA-guided endonuclease TnpB family protein: MLRAYRYCILPDDQQKSQLAQMFGCTRFVYNLGLETKISAYKQYGKTLNYFELNKQLTDLKAGTQWLSDCPSQALQMALRNLDNAYTAFFKGAGFPKFKSKRGKQSFQLPQGVKVDLENGKVFLPKLKWVDCVFSRAFTGNIKTVTVSRVPSGKHYISFLIDTQQSKPIRQPISRDTAVGIDLGVKTFATLSDGQVLANHKFLGKSLNRLRVEQRTLARRFKKGRSGDPAKEQSKNWHKQKLVVAKLHETITNQRRDFLHKASTQIIKEYDTVCLETLNTSGMMQNRKLSRAIGEMGWAEFNQMLDYKADWYGKNILRIGRFAPSSRICSICGWHNKALTLSDRVWTCANGHTVERDQNAALNILDFGLRTQPLLGNVRQVA, translated from the coding sequence ATGCTCAGGGCTTACAGATACTGCATATTGCCGGACGACCAACAGAAAAGCCAACTGGCGCAGATGTTTGGCTGTACTCGTTTTGTGTATAATCTGGGCTTGGAAACCAAGATTTCAGCCTACAAACAGTATGGCAAAACACTCAACTATTTTGAGTTGAACAAGCAGCTCACCGACCTCAAAGCCGGTACGCAGTGGTTGAGCGATTGCCCCTCGCAGGCGTTACAGATGGCCCTTCGCAATCTGGACAATGCTTACACCGCTTTCTTCAAAGGGGCGGGTTTCCCTAAGTTCAAAAGCAAGCGGGGTAAGCAGTCGTTTCAGTTGCCACAGGGCGTAAAGGTTGACCTTGAAAACGGGAAAGTGTTTCTGCCTAAACTCAAATGGGTTGATTGTGTATTCAGCCGTGCGTTTACAGGCAACATCAAAACCGTTACTGTGAGCCGGGTTCCCTCCGGCAAGCATTACATTTCCTTTCTGATTGACACTCAACAGTCTAAGCCCATCAGGCAACCTATCAGCCGAGACACCGCAGTAGGTATCGACCTCGGTGTTAAGACGTTTGCTACTTTGTCGGATGGTCAAGTATTGGCCAATCACAAATTTTTGGGCAAGTCGCTCAACCGCCTTCGTGTCGAACAACGCACGTTGGCGCGTCGATTTAAGAAGGGGCGGTCCGGCGATCCGGCTAAAGAGCAGTCGAAGAATTGGCACAAGCAAAAGTTGGTTGTTGCCAAACTTCACGAAACCATTACCAACCAGCGTCGGGATTTTCTGCACAAAGCCTCAACTCAGATAATCAAGGAGTATGATACGGTGTGTCTGGAAACGCTCAACACGTCGGGTATGATGCAGAACCGCAAGCTGAGCCGGGCCATTGGTGAGATGGGCTGGGCCGAGTTCAACCAGATGTTGGACTACAAAGCCGACTGGTACGGCAAGAACATCCTGCGCATCGGTCGCTTTGCACCAAGTTCACGAATCTGTTCGATATGCGGTTGGCATAACAAGGCATTAACGTTGTCAGACCGTGTTTGGACGTGTGCGAACGGTCATACGGTGGAGCGTGACCAGAACGCGGCTCTGAATATTTTGGACTTTGGGCTGAGGACTCAGCCTTTACTCGGTAACGTAAGGCAAGTAGCCTAA
- a CDS encoding deoxycytidylate deaminase — translation MSRPRFDDIFMELAVNLAKRSHCIKAQVGAVLTRDTRIISIGYNGPPAGTHNCDDEFPGVGCPRDSKGSCSLALHAEENAILYAAKNGSEIEGATIYVTLSPCIACARIIYSMKIAHVIYLHSYAEYKGIGSDEGVDFLRRFGVKVDRYVPSDGFVLHSEPPIPRKAALPTVP, via the coding sequence ATGTCTCGCCCCCGCTTCGACGATATTTTTATGGAACTGGCCGTTAACCTGGCCAAACGGTCGCACTGCATAAAGGCGCAGGTGGGGGCCGTACTGACCCGCGACACCCGCATCATTAGCATCGGCTACAACGGCCCACCCGCCGGTACGCACAACTGCGACGACGAATTTCCCGGCGTAGGTTGCCCGCGCGATTCGAAAGGCTCCTGTTCGCTGGCTCTGCACGCCGAAGAAAATGCCATTTTGTATGCAGCTAAAAACGGTTCGGAGATAGAGGGGGCTACTATCTACGTAACACTGTCGCCCTGCATTGCCTGCGCCCGGATTATCTACAGCATGAAAATTGCCCATGTCATCTACCTCCATTCTTACGCTGAATACAAAGGCATTGGCTCCGACGAAGGTGTTGATTTTTTGCGCCGTTTTGGCGTAAAAGTAGACCGTTACGTGCCGAGCGATGGCTTTGTGCTGCACTCCGAACCGCCCATTCCCCGAAAAGCGGCCCTGCCGACGGTGCCATGA
- a CDS encoding Crp/Fnr family transcriptional regulator, which yields MTHPLLAYFAQFIPLSPVIEDAVAASFMHQSLKRGDYLLEAGQTASYAHFVVSGALRVFTHTERADITIWLGLAGSMVVSLPSFIERKPSPEWIQAIDDTRVYSVHYNALQQLYDAHPELDRLGRLLIERYAIQLREHGFSLRCHTTTERYENLLRQRPELFEQVPLTHIASFLGMTPQAMSLARAKR from the coding sequence ATGACGCACCCGCTCCTCGCCTACTTCGCGCAATTCATTCCGCTATCGCCGGTAATCGAAGACGCCGTAGCAGCCAGTTTCATGCATCAGTCGCTGAAACGGGGCGATTATCTGCTGGAAGCCGGGCAAACGGCCAGCTACGCGCATTTCGTTGTGTCGGGGGCGTTGCGTGTGTTTACCCACACAGAACGGGCTGACATTACCATCTGGCTCGGCCTGGCCGGATCGATGGTGGTGTCGCTACCGAGTTTTATTGAGCGTAAACCCAGCCCTGAATGGATTCAGGCCATTGACGATACCCGCGTTTATTCGGTTCACTACAACGCGCTGCAACAACTCTACGACGCCCATCCCGAACTCGACCGGCTGGGGCGGTTGCTCATCGAACGTTACGCCATTCAGTTGCGTGAACATGGCTTTTCGCTCCGCTGCCATACCACCACCGAACGCTACGAAAACCTGCTTCGACAACGCCCTGAACTTTTCGAGCAGGTGCCACTTACCCACATCGCATCGTTTCTGGGCATGACCCCGCAAGCCATGAGTTTGGCGCGGGCTAAACGCTAA
- the holA gene encoding DNA polymerase III subunit delta, which yields MIAAVDSLLKDIRNKRIAPVYLIHGDEPFYLDRIADELEKVAVPVAERGFNQFVLFGKDADVGAVLNYARRYPFMAERQLVLVKEAQQLAGINDKSAQTLLEDYALNPLPSTILMLCHVKEDGKPGLDERKAWVKAFGAKGKLLAVKKLYDNKVPDWVGEYCREQGAKVSPKACQLLADHIGNDLKRLAGEIDKILINLHVGEEISAATVERLVGISKEYNVFELQKALVARDVVKANRIVDYFARNPKDNPLVVILAQLFGYFSKVILVQHSPDQSEKGLAPLLGVSPFFVKDYLSAARTFPLPKVADIIHAIRRADARSKGIDTPTLTEGDILRELVFDVLH from the coding sequence TTGATTGCCGCCGTTGATTCTCTGCTGAAAGACATCCGCAACAAGCGGATTGCGCCCGTTTATCTCATTCACGGCGATGAGCCGTTTTACCTCGACCGCATCGCCGACGAACTCGAAAAAGTAGCCGTGCCCGTGGCCGAGCGTGGCTTTAACCAGTTCGTACTGTTTGGTAAAGACGCCGACGTCGGTGCGGTGCTGAACTACGCCCGTCGGTATCCGTTCATGGCCGAACGGCAACTGGTATTAGTGAAAGAAGCCCAGCAATTGGCGGGTATCAACGACAAGTCGGCGCAGACACTACTCGAAGATTACGCCCTGAATCCGCTGCCCAGTACTATCCTGATGCTGTGCCACGTGAAAGAAGATGGCAAGCCAGGCTTAGACGAGCGCAAAGCTTGGGTGAAAGCCTTCGGTGCCAAGGGCAAGCTGCTGGCTGTTAAGAAATTGTACGATAATAAAGTGCCCGATTGGGTAGGAGAGTACTGCCGCGAACAGGGGGCCAAAGTATCGCCCAAAGCCTGCCAGCTCTTAGCCGACCACATTGGCAACGACCTGAAACGGCTGGCGGGCGAAATCGACAAAATCCTGATTAACCTGCACGTAGGCGAAGAAATTTCAGCCGCCACGGTCGAACGGTTGGTGGGTATCAGTAAAGAGTACAACGTATTCGAGTTGCAGAAAGCACTCGTAGCCCGCGATGTGGTAAAGGCTAACCGCATTGTCGACTATTTCGCCCGCAATCCGAAAGACAACCCGTTAGTCGTGATTCTGGCGCAGTTGTTCGGCTATTTCAGCAAAGTAATCTTAGTGCAACATTCGCCCGATCAGTCGGAGAAAGGGCTGGCTCCGCTCCTGGGTGTAAGCCCGTTTTTTGTGAAAGATTATCTGTCGGCGGCCCGCACGTTTCCACTGCCCAAAGTTGCCGACATCATCCATGCCATTCGCCGGGCCGATGCCCGCAGCAAAGGCATCGATACCCCCACGCTCACCGAGGGCGACATTCTGCGCGAGTTGGTTTTTGACGTACTCCATTGA
- a CDS encoding ACP phosphodiesterase, with protein MNLLAHAWLSGRDEGLMIGNFIGDFIKGDPAHPRHGLTSGELAGVRLHRAIDSFTDAHPDVAAIRDILRPRCHKYAGAAVDIFFDHYLAADFQFFTTDSLLEFVPYFYDVVQTNQHRLPAGATHMADYMIRQNWLTNYQTLEGIDRSLKGLSRRTAFASGLDTAIIDLETHYTAIGDRFAHYWPALVAHIEAVKQRLSV; from the coding sequence ATGAATTTGCTGGCACACGCCTGGCTGTCGGGCCGCGACGAGGGGCTGATGATCGGTAACTTTATCGGCGATTTCATCAAAGGCGATCCGGCTCACCCGCGCCACGGCCTGACTTCAGGCGAACTGGCAGGCGTTCGGCTCCATCGGGCCATCGACAGCTTTACCGACGCCCATCCCGACGTAGCCGCCATCCGCGACATCCTTCGCCCGCGCTGCCACAAATACGCCGGTGCCGCCGTCGATATTTTTTTTGATCACTACTTAGCGGCTGATTTCCAATTTTTTACGACTGACTCGCTGCTTGAGTTTGTGCCGTATTTTTACGACGTTGTGCAAACAAACCAGCACCGCCTGCCCGCCGGAGCCACCCACATGGCCGACTATATGATCCGGCAAAACTGGTTAACCAACTATCAAACGCTCGAAGGTATCGACCGGTCACTGAAAGGATTGTCGCGCCGAACCGCCTTTGCATCGGGGTTAGATACGGCCATTATTGATTTGGAGACGCATTATACGGCCATTGGCGACCGATTCGCGCACTACTGGCCGGCGTTGGTGGCGCACATCGAGGCTGTAAAGCAGCGGCTTAGCGTTTAG
- a CDS encoding TonB-dependent receptor: MQNGWLKRGIAVGLCLWASAAIHAQTPCSTVLTGQILAQTTRQPLPGATVYVRELSIGAVADTTGTFRLSTLCRGKYTLVYQSIGYKPIEQIVTIQTDLAQIVSPAQLRPDSQTLQEITVTEHRSEAKQLLQTQAELSGHALDASRGLSLGESLKTLPGLYSVQTGPSISKPVIHGLYSNRILTLNNGVRQEDQQWGSEHAPMIDPFLASRITVIKGAASIRYGSDAIGGVILVEPKPMPTTPGLGGEINVVGGTNGRQGTASALLEQAVGGNLTGLSWRVQSTLKRVGYARTPNYFLENSSYHETNFSGAVAYTRSLRTGGTAGIDLFYSQFNTKVGLFTGAQVGSLSDFYAAIARPEPLRQPGFSYALDRPYQHVQHGLLRLRAFLRSDRLGNLTFTYGRQQNVRREYDFLSFSRVTDPELYLKLVTQTADLIWEQKPVKTANGGQFSGSVGANGITQGNVRKFLFLIPNYRNYGAGLFALQRYAYNNWTVEGGIRYDYRWLRAFFLDEITNAVTNTTRQWQNLTGSFGVTYQLSPQLTITGNLGTAWRAPNVNDLYSNGLHQSAVAYERGNPNLQPEQARNLNLSVEYTGKRLYADLTLYNNWINNYIYLKPDSVPIVRQRGAFPSFTYNQVRATFRGIDATLRYKLAEGLTLVSKTSLLFAYDHTNRDYLVYIPPNRTDNGLRYTLPDRGRFSGMYVSVSSQYVSRQNRVPTVTQREEGGRIIFTGDFAPPPPAYTLFGAELGFRSRIGRQPISLILTGTNLLNRAYRDYLDRFRYFADEPGRNVMLKLKLPLSFGQNRTELVWNDSES, from the coding sequence ATGCAGAACGGTTGGCTAAAAAGGGGAATCGCAGTTGGGCTGTGCCTGTGGGCAAGCGCAGCTATTCATGCCCAGACACCCTGCTCAACCGTACTGACAGGCCAGATTCTGGCCCAAACGACACGTCAGCCTTTGCCCGGTGCCACCGTCTATGTTCGTGAACTGAGCATCGGTGCCGTGGCCGATACGACCGGCACATTTCGCCTGTCAACGCTTTGCAGGGGGAAATATACGCTTGTCTATCAATCGATTGGCTACAAGCCCATTGAGCAGATTGTAACGATTCAAACTGATCTGGCCCAGATTGTATCGCCCGCACAACTAAGGCCCGATAGCCAGACGTTGCAGGAAATAACTGTTACGGAACACCGCTCCGAAGCAAAACAGCTTTTGCAAACACAGGCCGAACTAAGCGGCCACGCGCTCGACGCATCGCGGGGGCTGTCGCTGGGCGAGAGTCTGAAAACGCTGCCGGGGCTGTATTCAGTGCAGACCGGGCCGAGCATTTCGAAGCCAGTGATTCATGGGTTGTACAGCAACCGGATTCTGACGCTCAACAATGGGGTTCGGCAGGAAGATCAGCAGTGGGGCAGCGAACACGCGCCCATGATCGACCCGTTTCTGGCCTCGCGTATCACAGTTATCAAAGGCGCGGCCAGTATTCGCTACGGCTCCGACGCCATCGGCGGGGTTATTCTGGTAGAGCCAAAACCTATGCCCACAACCCCCGGCCTGGGGGGCGAGATAAACGTTGTGGGTGGCACCAACGGGCGGCAGGGAACGGCGTCGGCACTGCTCGAACAGGCAGTTGGTGGCAACCTGACCGGCCTGAGCTGGCGGGTACAGAGTACGCTCAAACGGGTTGGATACGCCCGGACACCCAATTATTTCCTCGAAAACAGCAGCTACCACGAAACTAATTTTTCGGGCGCAGTAGCTTACACCCGCTCACTGCGCACAGGCGGAACGGCGGGTATCGATCTGTTTTACAGCCAGTTTAATACCAAAGTAGGGTTGTTCACGGGAGCGCAGGTAGGGAGTTTGTCTGATTTTTACGCGGCTATTGCCCGGCCCGAACCGCTGCGACAACCCGGCTTCTCCTACGCCCTCGACCGACCTTATCAGCACGTACAGCACGGCTTGCTGCGGCTGCGGGCTTTCCTGCGCTCCGACCGGCTGGGGAATCTGACGTTTACCTATGGGCGGCAGCAGAACGTTCGGCGTGAATATGACTTTTTGTCGTTCAGCCGCGTAACCGACCCCGAACTGTATCTGAAATTAGTAACGCAGACTGCCGACCTGATCTGGGAGCAGAAACCCGTAAAAACAGCTAATGGCGGGCAGTTTTCGGGCAGCGTTGGGGCCAACGGCATTACGCAGGGCAACGTTCGGAAATTCCTGTTTCTGATTCCCAATTACCGCAATTACGGGGCGGGGCTGTTTGCTCTCCAGCGTTACGCCTACAACAACTGGACAGTGGAGGGTGGCATTCGCTACGATTACCGCTGGCTGCGGGCCTTTTTCCTGGACGAAATCACCAACGCCGTTACCAATACCACCCGACAATGGCAGAACCTGACCGGCTCATTCGGCGTGACCTACCAACTTAGTCCACAACTGACCATCACGGGCAACCTCGGCACGGCCTGGCGGGCACCAAACGTCAACGATCTGTATTCTAATGGCCTGCACCAGAGTGCCGTAGCCTACGAGCGCGGCAATCCGAATTTACAGCCCGAACAGGCCCGCAACCTGAACCTGTCGGTCGAGTACACCGGCAAACGGCTTTATGCCGACCTGACGTTGTATAACAACTGGATCAATAATTACATCTACCTCAAACCCGACTCAGTGCCTATTGTGCGGCAGCGGGGCGCGTTTCCGTCGTTTACCTACAATCAGGTACGGGCTACGTTCCGGGGTATCGACGCTACCCTGCGCTACAAACTCGCCGAAGGGCTTACGCTGGTGTCGAAGACCTCGCTTTTGTTTGCCTACGACCACACCAACCGCGATTATCTCGTATACATCCCGCCCAATCGAACGGATAATGGTCTGCGCTATACCCTGCCTGACCGGGGGCGATTTTCGGGTATGTACGTGAGCGTGAGCAGTCAGTACGTGTCTCGGCAGAACCGGGTGCCAACCGTGACGCAACGCGAAGAAGGGGGCCGGATCATCTTTACCGGCGATTTTGCTCCGCCACCACCCGCCTACACGCTCTTCGGGGCTGAACTGGGTTTCAGGTCGCGGATTGGCCGGCAGCCGATCAGCCTCATCCTGACGGGTACAAACCTGCTGAACCGGGCCTACCGCGATTATTTAGACAGGTTCCGCTACTTCGCCGATGAGCCGGGCCGAAATGTTATGCTCAAACTGAAACTACCCCTCTCGTTTGGGCAAAACCGCACCGAATTAGTCTGGAATGATTCTGAATCCTAA
- a CDS encoding sterol desaturase family protein has translation MDIIQDDINIILDAVGNWLGSLRGMVNDGSIFFRVMLPLYVLMIVGEWAVYMYRHRDEWNGRDAWSNVAISSMNMVFSVVSGVLLPFAVFYYIYSEWRLFTLPETGWGWLLAFLLHDFIYYANHWLSHRTGLLWAFHSVHHSSREFNFTVAARGTFLDEAQQAPFYALMPLLGVSPFQMVVINILTSLFGIFNHTRLVKKMGFFEHILETPSNHRVHHGTNPHYLDRNYGQVLVVWDKLFGTYQREEEEPDYGLITNINTYNPMRVQVAGFRWLWLQMQSADRWPDKLRYLYKPPGWRHDGPGQTAEDIRRAHYKLRSETATCDI, from the coding sequence ATGGACATCATTCAAGACGACATAAACATTATCCTGGACGCAGTCGGAAACTGGCTGGGTAGCCTGCGCGGTATGGTGAACGATGGGTCGATCTTTTTCCGGGTCATGTTGCCACTCTACGTGCTGATGATTGTTGGCGAATGGGCGGTGTACATGTATCGGCATCGGGACGAATGGAACGGGCGCGACGCCTGGAGCAACGTGGCCATATCGTCGATGAACATGGTGTTTTCGGTTGTTTCGGGGGTGCTGCTGCCGTTTGCCGTCTTTTATTATATATACAGCGAATGGCGGTTGTTTACGCTGCCCGAAACGGGCTGGGGCTGGCTGCTGGCCTTTCTGCTGCACGATTTCATCTACTACGCCAATCACTGGCTTTCGCACCGCACGGGGTTGTTATGGGCCTTTCATTCCGTTCATCACTCCTCGCGGGAGTTTAACTTTACGGTAGCCGCACGGGGAACGTTCTTAGACGAAGCGCAGCAGGCACCTTTCTACGCCCTGATGCCCTTGCTGGGTGTATCGCCGTTTCAGATGGTGGTGATCAATATCCTGACCAGCCTGTTCGGTATTTTTAATCACACGCGTCTGGTTAAAAAGATGGGCTTTTTCGAGCATATTCTCGAAACTCCGTCGAATCATCGCGTCCACCACGGCACCAATCCCCACTACCTCGACCGCAACTACGGGCAGGTGCTGGTGGTGTGGGATAAACTGTTCGGCACTTACCAGCGCGAGGAAGAGGAACCTGATTATGGCCTGATTACCAACATCAATACGTACAATCCGATGCGGGTGCAGGTGGCGGGGTTTCGCTGGCTCTGGCTGCAAATGCAATCTGCCGACCGCTGGCCCGATAAGCTTCGGTATCTTTACAAACCACCCGGCTGGCGACACGACGGCCCCGGCCAGACCGCTGAAGATATACGAAGGGCACACTACAAATTACGAAGTGAGACAGCAACGTGCGATATTTGA
- a CDS encoding TonB-dependent receptor domain-containing protein encodes MKSLLLSILIVSAASAFAQGPGGPGGFGAPTDERSRRNSAVVDAEPTPRGNGKISGVLIDSTSQKPVEFATVALLNSQTNKPIDGTTSDDKGKFSLTKLAPGQYRLLYSFIGYKDKRSALVTIEKGTELNVGSVTLAPDVRTLSEVNVVGQAAIIEEKVDRLVYNADKDIAAKGGDATEIMRKVPMLSVDLDGNVSLRGSSNVTVLINNKPSTIMAQSVADALRQIPADMIKTVEVITSPSAKYDAEGSAGIINIVTKKTTLQGMTLDLNTAAGNRGSMLGLNGNYRTGKMGFSLSGFGRAEYNVRGAFENEQTTASPTGNVRTLQTASTLNQRLHGNYQFGWDYDIDKNTSLTASVRYGARNGIINQSNLLTQTFLPTSLSPLLNNRNVKTTDLSGTVDANVTYTKIYKPQQEFSILALYSRNDRTNDFVADILGGTDFQTITARQKNLNPSYNQESTLQIDYQTPIGKNQLIEFGGKGILRQVNSEFQYLTATGANGPFVTDDSRPANTLNYDQEIAATYFSYTLSTKQKYTIKAGARYEYTFINARFSNEANGPAASIPNYGVFVPSINVSKNLGGGKIVKVAYNRRVQRPGIQFLNPNLNAANPTNISVGNPYLAPELTDNIELGTSANIKGLYINASLFARRTNNSITAVRDTATQAFGDAANPVLQQVIRTTFQNVGREEAVGLNLFANGTLFSKWQIGGGVDVFRVSLTNNNPNPIYSASNSGWVVAGRMMSSLTLKKGWGVQAFGGIRGRQVQLQGYQTPMYFYSLGVRHDFNQKKGSIGLAAENFFNHPFVQTTELRSPILSQSSRNSFYNAGVRVTFSYKIGKMSFDAPQKRRKSIENDDVKGEGGGGNDGQQQAAPSGGGGRPRS; translated from the coding sequence ATGAAATCGCTCCTACTTTCTATACTTATCGTCAGTGCAGCCAGCGCATTCGCTCAGGGTCCGGGTGGCCCCGGCGGGTTTGGTGCGCCGACGGACGAACGGTCCCGGCGTAACTCAGCCGTTGTCGATGCTGAGCCTACGCCACGCGGCAATGGCAAAATTTCGGGCGTTCTGATCGACTCCACCAGCCAGAAACCCGTCGAATTTGCCACGGTTGCCCTGCTTAATTCCCAAACCAACAAACCTATCGATGGTACTACCAGCGACGATAAGGGCAAGTTTAGCCTCACCAAACTCGCACCCGGTCAGTATCGGCTGCTGTATTCGTTTATTGGCTATAAAGACAAACGCTCGGCTCTCGTTACCATTGAAAAAGGCACCGAACTAAACGTCGGCTCGGTGACACTCGCGCCCGACGTGCGCACGCTCAGCGAAGTAAACGTAGTGGGTCAGGCGGCCATCATCGAAGAAAAAGTAGACCGTCTGGTGTACAACGCCGACAAAGATATTGCCGCCAAAGGGGGCGACGCCACCGAAATCATGCGAAAAGTACCGATGCTATCGGTCGACCTCGATGGCAACGTAAGTCTGCGCGGCAGCAGCAATGTAACGGTGCTGATCAACAATAAGCCCAGCACAATTATGGCGCAAAGTGTGGCCGATGCGTTGCGCCAGATTCCGGCTGATATGATTAAGACCGTAGAGGTAATTACCAGCCCATCAGCCAAATACGACGCCGAAGGCTCAGCCGGAATCATCAACATCGTCACCAAAAAAACAACGTTGCAGGGCATGACCCTCGACCTGAACACGGCTGCGGGCAACCGGGGGTCGATGCTGGGGCTGAACGGCAACTACCGCACTGGCAAGATGGGCTTTTCGCTCAGCGGGTTTGGCCGGGCCGAATACAACGTGCGGGGCGCGTTTGAAAACGAACAAACGACGGCCTCGCCCACGGGCAACGTTCGCACCCTGCAAACGGCCAGTACGCTCAACCAGCGGCTGCATGGCAACTACCAATTCGGCTGGGATTACGACATCGACAAAAATACCTCGCTCACGGCCAGCGTACGCTACGGGGCCAGAAATGGCATCATCAACCAGAGCAACCTGCTTACACAGACGTTTTTACCGACGAGCCTTTCGCCCCTGCTCAACAACCGGAACGTGAAAACCACCGACCTGTCGGGCACGGTCGATGCCAACGTGACGTACACGAAAATCTACAAGCCGCAGCAGGAATTCAGCATTCTGGCTCTGTACAGCCGCAATGACCGCACCAATGATTTCGTGGCCGACATTCTGGGCGGTACTGACTTCCAGACGATTACGGCCCGGCAGAAAAACCTCAACCCCAGCTACAACCAGGAATCGACCCTGCAAATCGACTATCAGACACCCATCGGCAAAAACCAGTTGATCGAGTTTGGCGGGAAGGGCATTCTCCGGCAGGTGAACAGCGAATTTCAGTACCTGACGGCCACGGGTGCCAACGGCCCGTTCGTGACCGACGACAGCCGCCCGGCCAATACGCTGAACTATGACCAGGAAATTGCGGCCACGTATTTTTCCTACACGCTGTCGACCAAACAAAAGTATACCATCAAGGCGGGTGCCCGCTACGAATACACATTCATCAATGCCCGCTTCTCCAACGAAGCCAACGGCCCGGCGGCTTCCATTCCGAACTACGGTGTATTTGTGCCAAGCATCAACGTGTCGAAAAATCTCGGTGGTGGCAAAATCGTCAAAGTAGCCTATAACCGACGGGTACAGCGTCCGGGCATTCAGTTTCTGAACCCTAACCTGAACGCAGCCAACCCCACCAACATCAGCGTTGGCAACCCGTACCTCGCCCCCGAACTGACCGATAATATTGAGTTGGGGACAAGTGCGAACATTAAAGGGCTGTATATCAACGCTTCACTCTTTGCCCGGCGCACCAACAACTCGATCACGGCAGTTCGCGACACGGCTACGCAGGCTTTTGGCGACGCAGCGAACCCGGTTTTACAGCAGGTCATTCGGACCACGTTTCAGAACGTAGGCCGCGAAGAGGCTGTGGGGCTAAACCTCTTCGCCAACGGCACACTGTTTTCAAAATGGCAGATTGGCGGGGGAGTCGACGTGTTCCGGGTCAGTTTGACCAATAATAATCCGAATCCGATTTATTCGGCTTCCAATTCGGGATGGGTAGTGGCCGGGCGTATGATGAGCAGCCTGACACTCAAAAAAGGCTGGGGCGTTCAGGCATTCGGGGGCATACGCGGGCGGCAGGTACAGTTGCAGGGCTATCAAACGCCGATGTATTTCTACAGCCTCGGCGTTCGGCACGATTTCAACCAGAAGAAAGGCAGCATCGGATTAGCCGCCGAAAACTTCTTCAACCACCCGTTTGTGCAAACCACCGAACTGCGCTCGCCCATTCTGAGCCAAAGCAGCCGCAACAGTTTCTATAATGCTGGTGTGCGGGTAACGTTCAGCTATAAAATTGGCAAAATGAGCTTCGACGCTCCGCAGAAAAGACGCAAGTCGATTGAAAACGACGACGTGAAAGGCGAAGGCGGTGGCGGCAACGATGGTCAGCAGCAGGCGGCCCCGTCGGGTGGCGGTGGACGGCCACGGTCATAA